A single window of Rubripirellula lacrimiformis DNA harbors:
- a CDS encoding plasma-membrane proton-efflux P-type ATPase — protein sequence MNAPNKTAPMDLTQAEAERRLEKFGPNELPEKKTSVFVQLLSYFWGPIPWMIEIAAVLSLVVQHWADFAIISVLLIVNAAVGFWEEFQAGNAIAALKSQLALEARVKRDGRWTNVPARQLVPGDWIRLRLGDIVPADADLMGGTSVDADSVDSESVDVDQSALTGESFPVTRKPGETIYSGSIIKQGEIDAIVSATGSETFFGKTAKLVESAQTTSHFQKAVLRIGNFLIAIAVVMVTLILLVALFRGDPITETLQFALVLTVAAIPVAMPTVLSVTMAVGAKTLARGQAIVSRLASIEELAGMDVLCSDKTGTLTQNKLTLGDPFLMDGITKEEILLAACLASRAENKDPIDAAVIAGCQDIPTYSYQVEHFQPFDPVHKRTEASVHASDGGSFKVTKGAPQVVLSLVPNADAIGQQVQSAIDSFAKRGFRALGVAQYDEVNQWRFLGVLPMSDPPREDSKSTIASAQQMGCDVKMVTGDQLAIGREIAKQLDMGANLIDAEIFQGTSYQESSRVDDMIEAADGFAQVFPEHKFHIVDVLQKRGHIVGMTGDGVNDAPALKKADCGIAVSGATDAARAAADIVLMAPGLSVVIDAIQEARMIFQRMNSYAIYRIAETIRVLLFMTLSILVFNFYPVTAVMIVLLALLNDGAILSIAYDRVRCSKTPEHWDMRTVLGVASVLGLAGVAASFGLFYLAERVYLVDRETIQSLMYLKLSVAGHLTVFATRTRGPFWSIRPAKILFLAVLGTQAIATLIAVYGILMAPIGWKVAGLVWGYALACFLVNDVLKQIAYRMLGQTQE from the coding sequence ATGAACGCACCGAACAAAACCGCACCGATGGATCTAACGCAGGCCGAAGCCGAGCGGCGTCTCGAAAAATTCGGTCCGAACGAACTGCCGGAGAAAAAGACCAGCGTATTCGTTCAGCTGCTGTCCTATTTCTGGGGTCCGATACCGTGGATGATCGAGATCGCCGCAGTGCTTTCGTTAGTCGTTCAGCACTGGGCTGATTTTGCGATCATCAGTGTGCTGCTGATCGTCAATGCGGCGGTCGGATTTTGGGAAGAGTTTCAAGCCGGCAATGCGATCGCGGCGTTGAAATCGCAACTGGCGTTGGAAGCTCGCGTCAAACGCGACGGCCGCTGGACGAACGTGCCCGCGCGCCAACTGGTGCCCGGTGATTGGATTCGGTTGCGGTTGGGTGACATTGTTCCGGCCGATGCAGACCTGATGGGCGGTACCTCGGTGGACGCCGACTCGGTGGACAGCGAATCGGTGGATGTGGATCAATCCGCGTTGACGGGCGAGTCGTTCCCGGTGACGCGAAAGCCGGGCGAAACCATCTATTCCGGTTCGATCATCAAACAGGGCGAGATCGATGCGATTGTTTCCGCAACCGGCAGCGAGACGTTCTTCGGCAAAACCGCCAAGTTAGTCGAATCCGCCCAAACGACCAGCCACTTTCAAAAAGCGGTTCTAAGGATCGGAAACTTTCTGATCGCGATCGCCGTCGTCATGGTCACGCTGATCTTATTGGTGGCATTGTTCCGTGGTGATCCGATCACCGAGACGTTGCAATTTGCGTTGGTGCTGACCGTCGCGGCGATTCCCGTCGCGATGCCTACGGTTTTGTCCGTCACGATGGCCGTGGGCGCGAAAACGCTGGCTCGCGGACAAGCGATCGTCAGCCGACTGGCATCGATCGAAGAACTTGCAGGCATGGATGTGCTGTGCAGTGATAAGACCGGAACGCTAACACAAAACAAACTCACCCTAGGCGACCCGTTCCTGATGGACGGCATCACCAAAGAAGAAATTTTGTTAGCCGCCTGCCTGGCATCTCGAGCCGAGAACAAGGATCCGATCGATGCGGCAGTCATCGCAGGCTGCCAGGACATTCCAACTTATTCCTATCAAGTCGAACACTTCCAACCTTTCGATCCCGTTCACAAGCGAACCGAAGCGTCTGTGCATGCCAGCGACGGGGGTTCGTTCAAGGTGACCAAAGGTGCTCCCCAGGTCGTGCTGAGCTTGGTCCCGAACGCGGACGCGATTGGCCAGCAAGTTCAATCCGCAATCGATAGTTTTGCCAAGCGAGGGTTCCGCGCCCTTGGTGTGGCCCAGTACGACGAGGTCAACCAGTGGCGGTTCCTCGGTGTGCTGCCCATGTCGGATCCACCCCGCGAAGATTCCAAATCAACCATTGCGTCGGCTCAACAAATGGGATGCGACGTAAAAATGGTCACGGGCGACCAGCTGGCCATCGGGCGTGAGATCGCAAAGCAACTGGATATGGGTGCGAACTTGATCGACGCCGAAATTTTCCAGGGCACCAGCTATCAAGAATCGTCTCGCGTCGACGACATGATCGAGGCGGCCGACGGGTTCGCGCAGGTCTTTCCCGAGCACAAATTCCACATCGTCGACGTGCTGCAAAAACGCGGCCACATTGTGGGCATGACGGGTGATGGCGTGAACGATGCCCCGGCTCTGAAAAAGGCCGACTGTGGGATCGCGGTTTCCGGCGCGACCGACGCCGCCCGCGCCGCCGCCGACATTGTGCTGATGGCACCGGGGTTGTCGGTAGTCATCGATGCGATCCAAGAGGCTCGCATGATCTTTCAACGGATGAACAGCTATGCGATCTATCGCATCGCCGAAACCATCCGCGTGTTGTTGTTCATGACCTTGTCGATTCTGGTGTTCAACTTCTACCCCGTTACCGCGGTCATGATCGTCTTGTTGGCTCTGCTGAACGACGGCGCCATCCTGTCAATCGCCTATGACCGGGTGCGATGTTCGAAAACTCCCGAACATTGGGACATGCGGACGGTGCTGGGTGTCGCCAGTGTGCTGGGGCTTGCCGGCGTTGCCGCCTCATTTGGATTGTTCTATTTGGCTGAACGCGTCTACCTGGTCGATCGAGAAACGATTCAATCGTTGATGTATTTGAAACTTTCGGTCGCCGGCCACCTGACCGTGTTCGCAACCCGAACGCGTGGCCCATTTTGGTCGATCCGCCCGGCCAAGATCTTGTTCCTGGCCGTTTTGGGGACGCAGGCGATCGCAACCCTGATCGCCGTCTATGGGATTTTGATGGCACCGATCGGATGGAAAGTGGCAGGACTGGTTTGGGGCTACGCCCTGGCTTGTTTCTTAGTGAATGATGTTTTGAAACAAATCGCCTATCGAATGTTGGGGCAAACCCAGGAGTAA
- a CDS encoding histidine phosphatase family protein — MALRIFLMRHGETEWSTSGQHTGRVDIPLTENGEREARRLGDRLAQTKFDHVLVSPLQRARHTCELAGCGERAEIEPDLIEWDNGDYAGQTHAEVFKQRPGWNLFRDGCPHGESPAEISARCDRLIGRLVTLDGNVALFSHSHFGRVLGVRWIGLPVQMGHHFILNTASRSVLCYQHDRIDDPVIESWNG, encoded by the coding sequence ATGGCACTCCGAATATTCCTGATGCGGCACGGCGAAACCGAGTGGTCGACCTCCGGCCAACACACCGGCCGTGTGGACATTCCGCTGACGGAAAACGGCGAACGTGAGGCACGTCGGCTCGGGGATCGTCTTGCCCAAACCAAGTTCGATCATGTGCTGGTCAGCCCCCTGCAGCGGGCTCGCCACACGTGTGAACTTGCCGGCTGTGGTGAACGTGCCGAAATCGAACCTGATCTGATCGAGTGGGATAACGGCGACTATGCCGGACAAACGCACGCCGAAGTTTTCAAGCAGCGGCCCGGATGGAATCTGTTTCGCGATGGCTGCCCCCATGGAGAATCGCCTGCCGAAATCTCCGCACGATGCGATCGATTGATCGGGCGACTTGTCACGCTGGATGGCAATGTTGCGTTGTTTTCACACAGCCATTTCGGCCGCGTGCTGGGTGTTCGCTGGATCGGTTTGCCCGTCCAGATGGGCCATCACTTTATTTTGAACACCGCATCGCGAAGTGTGCTGTGTTACCAACACGATCGGATCGACGATCCCGTGATCGAGTCGTGGAACGGATGA
- a CDS encoding acetate/propionate family kinase, whose translation MSNRRILTINGGSSSIKFAVYHFGHSLQRGLTGKIDRIGFASTQFTFNDDVNETKTVDCTASDHVAAVEFLADWLDSRKILADLTAIGHRIVHGMHLTQPQIVTPALIEELHQVCPYAPDHLPGELAILKAFGQRVPNVPQVVCFDTAFHRTMPRVATQLPIPRRYEAKGVQRYGFHGLSYSYLMQELRRLGDPSATSGRVILAHLGNGASMAAVRDGKCIDTSMAFTPLAGLPMGTRSGDLDPGVFRYLIQHEGMTPDQFHQMANEESGLLGLSETSSDMRDLLAIESTDIRAAEAIELFCYQAKKLIGSYAAAMGGIDTLVFAGGVGENAAQIRDRICKSLQFLGIELNEKRNAENAPVISPMVSRVGVRVIPTDEEIIIARSVAQLTESQH comes from the coding sequence ATGAGCAACCGAAGGATTTTGACCATCAACGGCGGTTCGTCCAGCATCAAGTTCGCCGTGTACCATTTCGGGCATTCGCTACAACGCGGTCTGACGGGAAAGATCGATCGCATCGGTTTCGCATCGACGCAATTCACCTTCAACGACGATGTGAATGAAACGAAAACCGTCGATTGCACGGCCTCGGACCACGTTGCCGCCGTCGAGTTTCTGGCCGATTGGCTGGACTCCCGAAAGATCCTGGCCGACTTGACCGCGATTGGACATCGCATCGTTCACGGCATGCATCTGACGCAGCCCCAGATCGTGACGCCCGCGTTGATCGAAGAATTGCATCAGGTCTGCCCCTACGCGCCCGATCACCTGCCGGGCGAATTGGCAATTTTAAAGGCCTTTGGGCAACGTGTCCCGAACGTCCCACAAGTGGTTTGCTTTGACACGGCATTCCATCGCACCATGCCTCGGGTGGCCACCCAGTTGCCGATCCCACGTCGATATGAAGCCAAGGGTGTCCAACGCTATGGGTTTCATGGTTTGTCGTATTCCTACCTGATGCAGGAACTGCGCCGACTTGGCGATCCATCGGCAACCAGCGGTCGTGTGATCCTGGCGCATCTTGGCAACGGTGCCAGCATGGCAGCGGTTCGCGATGGCAAATGCATCGATACCAGCATGGCGTTCACACCGCTGGCCGGATTGCCAATGGGAACTCGGTCCGGCGACCTTGATCCCGGTGTGTTTCGCTACCTGATCCAGCACGAAGGCATGACTCCCGACCAGTTCCATCAGATGGCCAACGAAGAATCAGGTTTGCTAGGGCTATCGGAAACAAGTTCTGACATGCGTGACCTATTGGCGATCGAATCCACCGACATCCGAGCCGCCGAAGCGATTGAATTGTTCTGTTACCAAGCCAAGAAGCTGATTGGATCCTACGCGGCGGCCATGGGCGGAATCGACACACTCGTTTTTGCTGGCGGAGTTGGCGAAAACGCTGCCCAGATCCGAGACCGCATTTGTAAGTCGTTGCAATTTCTCGGCATCGAGTTGAACGAGAAACGGAACGCTGAAAACGCACCCGTGATCTCTCCGATGGTTTCGCGAGTGGGTGTTCGAGTCATTCCCACCGACGAAGAAATCATCATTGCCCGTTCAGTCGCCCAACTAACCGAAAGCCAGCACTGA
- a CDS encoding phosphoketolase family protein has protein sequence MNMLKAKQTLTPEMLHKIDAYWRAANYLSVGQIYLYDNPLLKRPLELSDIKQMLLGHWGTTPGQNFIYAHLNRVIKQFDLDMIYVSGPGHGGPTVVANTYLEGTYSEIYPEISQDEDGLRKLFIQFSFPGGIPSHASPECPGSIHEGGELGYSLSHSFGAVFDNPDLIVACVVGDGEAETGPLATAWHSNKFLNPANDGAVLPILHLNGYKIANPTVLARIEHEELDQLFRGYGWTPYFVEGDDPELMHEAMAEALDVCIQQIQSIQHDARENGNLKRPRWPMIVLKSPKGWTGPKVVDGVPIEGTFHAHQVPISNPAAHPGHLQLLEDWLRSYRPEELFDDGGRLKPELAELAPTGNRRMGANPHANGGMLLRDLKMPNYRDYAVDIPTPGVQGIGDTHVLGRFIRDVIQMNSDQQNFRVFGPDETASNGLEAVFDVTSRQWDARTAPNDEFLAPAGRVMEMLSEHQCEGWLEGYLLTGRHGLFNCYEAFIHIVDSMFNQHAKWLKVTNGLPWRHKIASLNYLLASHVWRQDHNGFTHQDPGFIDHVVNKKASVVRVYLPPDANCLLSVMDHCLRSRHYVNAVIAGKHPAPQWLTMEAAEKHCAAGIGIWDWASNDDGGEPDVVMACCGDVPTLETLAAVSIMREHLPELKIRVVNVVDLMKLQPDTEHPHGLSDDDFDELFTKDKQVIFAFHAYPWLIHRLTYRRTNHENIHVRGYKEEGTITTPFDMTVLNDLDRFHLVMDTIDRLPKTGKRGQTVKQQMADKLVEHRKYICKNGLDMPEVRNWKWSVS, from the coding sequence ATGAACATGCTGAAAGCAAAACAAACGCTGACGCCCGAGATGCTGCACAAGATCGACGCCTACTGGCGAGCCGCTAACTACTTGTCCGTTGGACAGATCTACCTTTACGACAACCCGCTGCTAAAGCGACCGCTGGAACTTTCTGACATCAAGCAGATGTTGCTCGGACACTGGGGGACGACCCCGGGCCAAAATTTCATCTACGCGCACCTCAACCGCGTGATCAAACAGTTTGACCTGGACATGATCTATGTGTCCGGCCCCGGTCACGGCGGACCAACAGTGGTCGCGAACACTTATCTAGAAGGAACCTATAGCGAGATCTATCCCGAAATCAGCCAAGACGAAGACGGCCTGCGGAAACTGTTCATTCAGTTCTCGTTTCCCGGCGGGATCCCCAGTCACGCATCCCCAGAATGTCCCGGATCGATCCACGAGGGCGGCGAGCTCGGCTATTCGCTCAGCCACTCTTTCGGCGCCGTCTTCGACAACCCCGATCTGATCGTTGCCTGCGTTGTCGGCGATGGCGAAGCCGAAACAGGTCCGCTGGCGACCGCGTGGCATTCCAACAAGTTCCTGAATCCCGCCAACGATGGTGCGGTGCTGCCGATTCTGCATCTGAACGGGTACAAGATCGCCAACCCAACCGTATTGGCACGCATTGAACACGAAGAACTCGATCAACTGTTCCGTGGTTATGGGTGGACACCGTATTTTGTCGAAGGTGACGATCCCGAGTTGATGCACGAAGCGATGGCAGAGGCGTTGGACGTGTGCATCCAGCAGATTCAATCCATCCAGCATGACGCGCGAGAAAACGGAAACCTCAAGCGTCCGCGTTGGCCAATGATCGTCCTAAAGTCACCCAAGGGTTGGACCGGCCCCAAAGTCGTCGACGGGGTGCCGATCGAAGGCACATTCCATGCACACCAGGTTCCGATATCGAATCCTGCGGCGCATCCCGGACACCTACAGCTGCTTGAGGATTGGCTGCGAAGCTATCGCCCCGAAGAATTGTTTGACGACGGCGGTCGGCTGAAACCGGAACTGGCCGAATTGGCTCCCACAGGCAACCGACGAATGGGCGCCAACCCACACGCCAACGGCGGCATGCTGCTGCGGGACTTGAAGATGCCCAACTATCGCGATTACGCAGTCGACATTCCCACACCAGGCGTGCAAGGCATTGGCGACACCCACGTATTGGGACGATTCATTCGGGATGTGATTCAGATGAATTCCGATCAACAGAACTTCCGCGTCTTTGGGCCTGACGAAACCGCATCCAACGGTCTTGAAGCCGTCTTTGATGTCACTTCGCGACAATGGGATGCCAGGACCGCCCCGAACGACGAATTCCTTGCCCCGGCTGGACGGGTCATGGAAATGCTTAGCGAGCATCAATGTGAGGGTTGGCTGGAAGGCTATCTTCTGACCGGTCGGCACGGATTGTTCAACTGCTACGAAGCGTTCATCCACATCGTCGATTCGATGTTCAATCAACACGCCAAGTGGTTGAAAGTGACCAACGGCCTGCCCTGGCGTCACAAGATCGCGTCCTTGAACTACCTGTTGGCGTCCCACGTGTGGCGACAAGACCATAACGGATTCACGCACCAAGACCCCGGCTTCATTGACCACGTCGTCAACAAGAAAGCGTCGGTGGTCCGCGTGTACCTTCCGCCGGATGCGAACTGCTTGTTGTCCGTGATGGACCACTGTCTACGCAGCCGGCACTACGTCAACGCGGTGATCGCAGGAAAGCATCCCGCACCACAGTGGTTGACGATGGAAGCCGCCGAAAAACACTGCGCCGCTGGCATTGGCATTTGGGACTGGGCCAGCAATGACGATGGCGGCGAACCCGATGTCGTCATGGCCTGCTGTGGCGATGTACCGACCTTGGAAACGTTGGCCGCGGTGTCGATCATGCGAGAACACTTGCCGGAACTAAAGATCCGCGTCGTCAATGTGGTCGACTTGATGAAACTGCAACCTGATACCGAGCACCCGCACGGGCTAAGCGATGACGATTTCGACGAATTGTTCACGAAAGACAAACAGGTCATTTTTGCCTTTCACGCTTACCCGTGGTTGATTCATCGTTTGACCTATCGCCGCACCAATCACGAGAACATCCACGTCCGCGGCTACAAAGAAGAAGGCACGATCACAACGCCGTTCGACATGACCGTGCTGAACGATTTGGATCGATTTCACTTGGTGATGGATACGATCGACCGGCTGCCCAAAACAGGCAAGCGAGGACAAACCGTCAAACAACAAATGGCCGACAAACTTGTCGAACACCGCAAATACATCTGTAAGAACGGGCTCGACATGCCGGAAGTTCGAAACTGGAAATGGAGCGTTTCTTAG